A stretch of Microtus pennsylvanicus isolate mMicPen1 chromosome 5, mMicPen1.hap1, whole genome shotgun sequence DNA encodes these proteins:
- the LOC142850797 gene encoding olfactory receptor 52K1-like, whose translation MVNNTTHHYISFFYLVGIPGLENFHCFISIPVCFLLVLTLLGNTIILATVKLEPSLHQPMYFFLCMLAVTDMLLTCSTALKMLAIFWFDEHWIEFDVCLTQMYFIHTLCIFESAILVAMAFDRFVAICIPLHYSTILTSSMVIKLGLVGLSRALFMGLPCIILIKRLPYYTSYIIHHAYCEHMAVVKLASANTLINRAYGISVALSVIALDLWLIATSYVKILQAVFRLSSQNARSKALGTCAAHVCTILAFYTPALFSFLTHRIGKNVSPSVHIILSSLYLLVPPTVNPLVYGIKTKQIRDRVLSLFSHLKIIEY comes from the coding sequence ATGGTCAACAATACCACACATCACTacatttcattcttctacttggTTGGTATTCCTGGCTTGGAAAATTTTCATTGCTTCATCAGCATTCCCgtctgcttcctgcttgtccTGACCTTGCTGGGGAACACCATAATCCTTGCTACTGTCAAGCTAGAACCAAGCCTCCACCAGCCtatgtatttcttcctttgcATGCTGGCAGTGACTGATATGCTTCTTACGTGCTCCACAGCCCTGAAAATGCTTGCTATTTTCTGGTTTGATGAACACTGGATTGAGTTTGATGTCTGTCTAACACAAATGTATTTTATCCACACACTTTGCATTTTTGAGTCAGCCATCTTGGTGGCCATGGCTTTTGATCGCTTTGTGGCCATTTGCATCCCACTGCATTATTCGACCATCCTTACATCTTCTATGGTTATTAAACTGGGCTTAGTTGGGTTGAGCCGAGCTCTGTTCATGGGTTTGCCTTGTATTATTTTGATTAAGAGGCTGCCCTACTACACAAGCTATATCATCCACCATGCCTACTGTGAGCACATGGCTGTGGTGAAGTTGGCCAGTGCTAACACTCTCATTAACAGAGCATATGGAATTTCAGTGGCCCTTTCAGTGATAGCATTGGATCTATGGCTCATAGCTACATCCTATGTAAAAATTCTCCAGGCAGTGTTCCGTCTGTCTTCCCAGAATGCCCGCTCTAAAGCCCTGGGCACCTGTGCTGCCCATGTCTGCACCATTCTTGCATTCTATACACCTGCACTGTTTAGCTTCCTAACTCATCGCATTGGCAAGAATGTATCTCCAAGTGTCCACATCATCTTGTCAAGCCTATACCTTCTAGTGCCCCCCACAGTCAATCCCTTGGTGTATGGTATCAAGACAAAACAGATTCGGGACCGAGTGCTTAGCCTCTTCTCACATTTGAAAATAATTGAgtactaa
- the LOC142851274 gene encoding olfactory receptor 52D1-like produces LIELNTTHTQVTFFFLTGVPGLEDIQIWISIPFSFMYLLAVLGNVLVVAVVVLDHSLHEPMYLFLAMLAFNDVLLCTVTVPQMLLIFWQGPLAVALPACLTQMFFVHALFLSESAVLLAMAFDRYVAICTPLHYTTLLTGPLLLKVGLVLGARSVAVVTPGVLLILRLDFCRGTIILHTYCENMGIAKLACNSITLNSIYGLSAALLTTGLDFVFISLSYWLILKTVLQLPSREARTKAFGTCGAHICVILLFYTLAFFSFFTHRFGHHVPSHTLILLANLYLLIPPTMNPIVYGIKTKEIRIRVVGLCFRSE; encoded by the coding sequence CTTATAGAACTGAACACTACACATACTCaagtcactttcttctttctcactgGTGTGCCAGGCTTAGAAGATATCCAAATTTGGATCTCCATCCCCTTCAGCTTCATGTACCTCTTGGCTGTGTTAGGCAATGTCTTGGTCGTGGCAGTGGTGGTCTTGGACCACAGCCTCCACGAACCCATGTATCTCTTCCTGGCCATGTTGGCATTCAACGATGTTCTCCTCTGTACTGTCACAGTGCCCCAAATGCTGCTCATTTTCTGGCAGGGTCCCTTGGCAGTcgccctccctgcctgcctcacaCAAATGTTTTTTGTCCACGCTCTGTTCCTGTCTGAATCTGCAGTCTTACTGGCCATGGCTTTTGACCGCTATGTGGCTATCTGCACACCACTGCATTATACAACCCTGCTTACAGGCCCTCTCCTTCTCAAGGTTGGGCTGGTCCTGGGAGCTCGGAGTGTGGCTGTTGTCACTCCTGGGGTTCTCCTTATTCTCCGCCTAGACTTCTGCCGGGGCACCATTATCCTCCACACGTACTGTGAGAACATGGGCATCGCCAAGTTGGCCTGCAACAGCATTACCTTAAATAGCATTTACGGGCTCTCGGCGGCTCTCCTCACCACGGGGCTGGACTTTGTCTTCATTTCCTTATCCTACTGGCTAATCTTGAAAACTGTCCTACAACTGCCAtccagggaagccaggacaaAAGCCTTTGGCACCTGCGGAGCTCACATTTGTGTTATTTTGCTATTCTACACACtggcctttttctctttctttactcaTCGCTTTGGACACCATGTCCCTAGCCACACCCTCATCCTCCTGGCAAATCTGTATCTACTGATACCCCCAACCATGAACCCCATTGTTTATGGAATAAAGACCAAAGAGATAAGGATTCGAGTAGTAGGGCTTTGTTTCCGATCAGAATGA